The following nucleotide sequence is from Zea mays cultivar B73 chromosome 1, Zm-B73-REFERENCE-NAM-5.0, whole genome shotgun sequence.
TAATATGTTTATAATGTTATCTGTTCAGATAATCTGAGTTCAGTTAGATACACAGCAGACTATGTACGGGAACAATTATTTGTACCCCCTTTTCACAAAGTACCAGCAAAAGAACATGCAAAAGAAAAGAAGACTTCAGTAAATACAGCTCCAAGAAATTTGTCTAGGGTGAGAAAAATGACATCACCCAATATCATACCATATCCGTATCTTGGTCTGCGACACATTAAAACACTGTGCCTTTCTCGGCGCCCGTTTCAGGTAGATATGTGCAAGAAATTTATGCAAGTTGCAACAAGATCTCTGGAGATAGGCAAGAACTTAATGCACGGGATTGAAGCATGCAGTGAAGTTCTTGAATCAACGGAACCAGATATTGATGATGACATGAGGCATGGGTTTTTGTGTACTCGAGCAGCATTGTACCTAAAGGTTTGTTTGCTTTCTTTATCATTTGTGAGAGCTCTGTTCCACATTAAAAGTAGGGATCATAGAATTTTGACCTACAGAGGAAGTGGAAAAATGATGTTTACATGGCGATTCGGGATTGTAATAGAGCGCGGAAGATTGATGCCACATCATATCAAGCGCACCTACATATGGCTGAGGCACTATTGCAGGTAAGCAGAACAACCTATGGATTTCCTGTCAAATAGTCTGGTACTCTGGTACTTCTGTATTTGTATGGAATCGGTCAAGCCTTCCTTGAGTATGTTCTTTTAGAATGTTAAGTTTCACAATAGCATGAAATgtttgataaatttgttagttttTATGTTTTCCTATTCCTTCTCAGGAAAATATAATCATAAACATTCTCTTAGTTTAGGGGCCTTAATTATCCGAACAATCTGTCCTTTTTGTTTAATTATGTCATCTgcttttggttttgttagtcctgTATTCAATATAGTTAGTTTTAGAATTTTTGACTTTGGGACTTGCTAATGGAGTCCAAATCCTCATTTAAATGAGCTGCCAAAATAGTATGACAATAACCTTCCATCTGATAAATACTTGCATGCCTTGTGTAGTTAGGAAGACTGAAGGAGGCATCTGAGTATGCAGAGGCAGCAAATAGGCTTCTTCCCCCTCATTGTCAATTGAGCCAGCAGGTGGATGATTTCAAGCAACGCGTTGCTTCAGGTGAGTACATCCACAATAACATTATAAACTCTTTATTTTGTTGTGTGCTCTCTTCATCCCAAAATAGTTGTCACTATGGTATTCGTGCCAATCAAACTTTCTCAAGTTTGACTAGATGTATAGAAAATATTAGCAACATTTATATCTTCAAATATGTTTATTATGAAAATATATCTAAATATCTATCTAATGATACTAATTATGTACTATAAATATTAATGTTTTTTACGTATGTGGTCGAAGTTAAAAAGTTAAAAATGGCTGACTCCTTGAAAAACGAGAGCGACAACTATTTTGGGATGGAGGGGGCATGTAGCTTTAGCTTTTGTGCTGATTATTTTGGGGATTATGTGCATTCTAAATGGCCAAGAAGATGCTTTGCTCCTGTCTAATGAACTGTGCTTATTAATCTTCAGTATGTGGTAGCTGTTTTCATGAATATATTTAGGCTGTTCACTGATAAACAGATGAACTTAGAGTTTACATCTTGTGAACATGCATTTGCATTTTTGTTCATCTGTTCATTATTCTTTCTACTTTCATGTCTTGGGTGTTGAAGTTGAGGAATTAAAATTTTAAAATGTTGCTCTTCTATATTTTAATGGATTTCTTTTGTGCAAGCAGCTGAGCTTGAGAAGAACAGAATGGATCAAAATGGGAACTCCAAAGCTGATACTCATGGAAAATTACGCTCATTGAGTGAGATATTATTTAGACCTGATGTTGGTGGTTCATCAGAGGAGGGGCGAGAAGATTCAGATTATGATGATGAAATGGAGTTGGACTATGAGACATCAGTATCTGGTGATGAAAGCCGAGAGAATGATCAAGATATCTTACGGGGCAGATTAAGTTACCGATTTCATCAAAGAGAGGATCAAACCAATGAACACACTGGTGAGAATGGGTCAATCGAGTTCGCTCAAAACGATGATTTTGCTTTTCAGGTATCCCCCCCTCTTTACTCTtagattccccccccccccccccccccccccccccgatacCGGTAACATGCACATATTTAATGCCGTTAGGCTGTTGTATGGATTTTCACAAATTGTGCAATGCAGTCAGATGTTGCCATCGATATGAAACAAAGATATGTTGCACACTGCAACGTTGGAACAGATATCAAACAAGCCAGctttcttggtgagcaaggttagGCTTTTTTTGCCTAATTGTTGTATCTTTTTCATCTGTGGATTTTATATAGCGGAAACCTTTCATTTATGCCTTGTTTGGATACTCCCGTATTCACCTCAATCCACATGTATTTAGGTGGATTggggtgtaaattagtttaagttacacACCAGTCCACCTCAATGCATGTGGATTGAGGTGAATATGCGAGTATCCAAACAAAGCCTTAAGTGTCTCTGTCCCAAAACAAGTTCTCAGGTCATACTTCGAGGAGTCAATTAATCTTAATTTTGACTAGATTTGTAGAAAATAGCACTAACATTTGTATTTCTAAATAGGTTTACTATGAAAATATATGATGTGATTAATCTAACGATATCTATTTGGTACCATGAGTATTAATACCTTTTTTTGTATATATTTAGTCAATCTTAAGACTTGCTGATTGACTTCTTAAAGTGCGGAATGAGCACTTATTTTGGGACGAACGAAGTAGCCTTTAGTTAAGTACTGTTGTTTTGAGGGTGAAAAGATGGATTGTGTTGCAAGAGTCTGAACTTACAGTAGTACCAAAAATTTTCTGTGGATAACTGCTTCCATCGACTCTGCCTTATGAGATTCATGAAATAAACATAGCTCGGGTCAATAAAAATAATAAATGTCCATGCGTGTTGTTAACACATTGAAATGCCCAATCTTGTCGTGAAACAACCTATTTGGATTCAAAGTTCATTGGCTAAGGTGAGCTTGTCTGTGTGGTTTCTGACTCATATGCTTTATTCCTCTCACAACAGGGGAGTTCATTGCCAGTGGAAGTGATGATGGTAGATGGTTTATATGGGAGAAAAGAACAGGAAGGCTTATTAAAATGCTTGCAGGGGATGGAGCTGGTAAGTGGTAACTATATCTCAACTTCCTTTTCGGTTACCTTTTTAATACTGCTTCTCATGTGTTTTACATTTTCCATAGTTGTGAACTGCATACAGTCTCATCCCTTCGATTGTGCTGTTGCAACAAGCGGAATTGATAACACAATAAAGGTATACAATCTATGTTTCCATTAAATGACTAATATGTTCATATATGCAACAACTGTATCACTGACATGTTTGCCCTGGTCCTGCATCTCAGCCTAACAATGGTTGTGACATGTCCTTGACGTTTTGTTTTTTAGATACAGTGTTTTTTGTATCTAGATATAGTGTATAGTTTTTTTTGACTGGAAGATATAGTGTATAGTTAAGTGCATAGCAAAAGCTATGTATCTATAAAAGCCAAAACAACctataatttggaatggaggaGTATATTTTCTCTAAAAAAAGATCCACATTTTTATCTCTAAAATAGGTTCACTTATTCTAGTGAAGCACATCATGGTTCTCACTCTTTTTATTTTGTTATTAGCTTTGGACACccgatgcaaatgctacatctatggTTGCTGGACCAGAACTTGATGTATTAAGTGCCATAGAGAATAACCAGCGGACGTTATGTCGGAAGCGTCAAATTGTACTGTAAGACATCCAAGCTTTACTACGCACTTGATACCTTACCCTTACCGTGATTGCTGTTCTTGAGTCAAATTATCAAAATTAATGTTTGACACAATTCTGCCAATTTTTTTTTCCAATTGCAGTgtgtttatattatcttttagTTCTGATTTGGAAAATACTACATGCTATATGCAGGCCTTTTGAATTTTTGGAACGAGTTCGGATGCGAGAGTTTTCAGAAAGTTTCGAGTGTAACCAGAGCTGATTTACTATCGCTGGAGTTGCTGAGGTACTTGTATTGACATAAAATTTCAGGGCATCCAAAGGATGAAAGGAATCGGTTTGCTATGGTGAGCTAAACACAATTACACCTTTTGTTTAGCTTCTTCAGGAAAAGGGTAATAGTTGGAAGAATGATATCATCCAAGCTACAAGCAGCCTATGTTTGAAGTAGTGAAATCGCAAGGCCTTGCTACGAATAGAGTGTAGACACACCTGGATAGATAAGCAGGTGTGCTGGTGCTGAAACTATTACTTGAGATGTCAATAAACATTGGAATTATGTTGTGGTTTGGGGTGGTATAATGATTCATACGTGTGTAATGCAGTGTGGATTCATTCCCTTTACAGATTGTAGATATAGGTGAAATTCTGCAGTAAGTGAAAATCACAAATGTAAATGTGCGGTATTGTCTCTGCGTGCCGCAGGCAGGTCATGCTAGTTTGTGGTTGACGATTGGGGCATATCTTCCCGTATGGCTTGTTCAATTATTTCTAATACATACGGATTCCTAATACATGGGGATTGGAAGATTGGGAGGGATTTTGATTTACTAGGGATTTAAATCCACCCAATTCTCTTAAACCTTTAGTCTTTGTTTGTTTATTTTAATTTTATATGGATTGGGTGAAATTAAGATGTATTTTGATTTGTTATGGATTTAAAACGACTACTCAATTCTATACAATTCATATGGTTTAACATTAAGACCAAAGGGTTTGTTCCGTTAGGATGAATTGAGGGGATCAGAGAGGATTAAATCCTATAGGAGAGGTTTAATCCTCTTCAATCACCCTTAATCCACCTCGAGCCGAATAAACTCTAACGGGCTTGCTGGATGTGGTATAGCAACTGTGTTATTGTATTAGCACTATTACTTTTTCTAGGTTGTGTATTTTCTTTGGTTTTAGGTAAGGCGTATTTCTTTTATTCTTCCTGCGTACATTAGGTATACGAATATCCTTTTGGCGTACGATAATAATCAATGAATGAGACATCTGGAGATGACCTTTGCGTAGACATGTCATGTCAAATTTGAGTCACCAGACGCTAGGAAAAACTGCCAATTGTATTGGTCACATAAAAATCGAATTTACTACGAAAGTTGCCACTTAGATTTAATGTCGGGGCTAGTAGTGCCAGTACCTTGAGTCCGGAAAAGCTCAATCAATATCTACAGCTGAAGCTCTCCAATCCTCGTAGACATACGCCTTTACTATCGGAGTGCAACAAAGAGGATCTTGCGTATTCTCATGAACAATTTGTATCCATGCAAATGAGCGCCTGCATGTGTCACCACGTTGACTCTTACTTCCTAACTCGGCCGCATGTCTATTCTTTGGGATGGAATATCTCAACCTTTGTACTCTACTTTGACTTTTAATAAATGATGAAGCGTATACTTATGGAATAGTGTTCGAAAGCCAACACCGCGCAGTCCAACAATCAGCGGTAGGAGCcgagtgttggtcacttgttctcaaatactataaatcaagaacaagacaacacaattgttaatggttaaagacattCGTCCTCGAAACATTATTTTATTTTagatataataatcttcagacgaaagtcatgaaggatataccttcatcatctcagcataTAAGTATAAAtacaaatataaaatataaataagAATGCGAAAGAACATTAAAGAATGGAAGATAATGATCAGATCTACacaatttatatttttatttgtaTTCACATATAAGAATTAACATTAATGACATTTAATAACACAATGATACCTCCGGTTCACCAGAAGATGAGAATATAAAGATGACGcgagagagcgattacaatccagcatgaacagtatagtgttactgttcatctatttataggcacgggacgcagcccgaataagattacattcatgcccctaaCATTTATTCTTGATCATAACACAagttatcaaggactaagtagtctttttcccCTTAGGTCGGTTTCGTCCTTTATTTTTGCTATCATACTAAGCCGAAACTCCTTTAGCTATAGCTTCGACGTTCATCCATGTCACcttcgggttgtatcttcatATCACACACGCTTTTACCATGAGAGGACCTTCATCCCAGAGCCGAAACCTCCTGTAACAAtctatgtcatactgaaaacatatggttagtcatgtttttgaggaccttcggaaaaagaaggcccccaacagtagcccctcgcagtattaatttgtttctttgtaacaaatttaaactgcgatgtgaacgaaggcctttagccaaaggtccgaaaaaacacattcccttcgctagaatagtggAAGTCACTGACATGTAGGACCCACCAAATTGTGAggcgctaggcatataaatagggacTCACATTGATAGCATTTGCTGCGCCATTTTAGCTGCTTACACTGTGTACGTCATTCTAAATTTTCTTGCTCTTCCGACTTTTGATTGAATTTTAAGCTTCGACATTTCAACAAGACTTGATGGCTGGCGAGAAGAAGGCTGACGACCCAGCTCTTTCCGGGTTTTCCAAAGCTATGGAAGAGACTAATGCAGAAAAAATTGCTCGTGAGACACTTGCTGGAATATCTAAAAGCTCCAGTGACGATGAAGATTTTGACATAGAGAGTGGGAACGAAGgtgccgaagatcgtccctggcgaccgagtcataccatcttcgggagatcaaccatcaaacaaagtcaaaTTGATGCAATGAAGGGAAGGTACTTCCGCgatatttctattgtgagggctgggggAGATAGCAATGCCCCTTTGCCTGAAGCTGACGAAGTAGTCGttacagaagcttcatga
It contains:
- the LOC103631824 gene encoding WD and tetratricopeptide repeats protein 1 isoform X4, with the translated sequence MEGHVGCVNAIAWNSSGSLLVSGSDDTRINLWNYNNRELVHDIDTGHSANIFCTKFVPETCDEVVVSGAGDAEVRVFNMSRLSGRRPREISMEPTMVYQCHSKRVKKLAVELGNPNVVWSASEDGTLRQHDFRECSSCPRAGSANQECHNVLLDLRCGAKKSLADLPKHPLALKSCDISSVCPHQIIVGGSDAFARLYDRRMLPPLSSCQTKTKPPPCVKMFCPLHLANSKKTYLHLTHVAFSPNGKEVLLSYSGEHVYLFDVDPDNLSSVRYTADYVREQLFVPPFHKVPAKEHAKEKKTSVNTAPRNLSRVDMCKKFMQVATRSLEIGKNLMHGIEACSEVLESTEPDIDDDMRHGFLCTRAALYLKRKWKNDVYMAIRDCNRARKIDATSYQAHLHMAEALLQLGRLKEASEYAEAANRLLPPHCQLSQQVDDFKQRVASAELEKNRMDQNGNSKADTHGKLRSLSEILFRPDVGGSSEEGREDSDYDDEMELDYETSVSGDESRENDQDILRGRLSYRFHQREDQTNEHTGENGSIEFAQNDDFAFQSDVAIDMKQRYVAHCNVGTDIKQASFLGEQGEFIASGSDDGRWFIWEKRTGRLIKMLAGDGAVVNCIQSHPFDCAVATSGIDNTIKLWTPDANATSMVAGPELDVLSAIENNQRTLCRKRQIVLPFEFLERVRMREFSESFECNQS
- the LOC103631824 gene encoding DDB1- and CUL4-associated factor 8 isoform X1, encoding MDTAEKMRWPFSDGSVTDLLDARSLHGSPDIKKKAQFHSSLVQKLALEKEMEGHVGCVNAIAWNSSGSLLVSGSDDTRINLWNYNNRELVHDIDTGHSANIFCTKFVPETCDEVVVSGAGDAEVRVFNMSRLSGRRPREISMEPTMVYQCHSKRVKKLAVELGNPNVVWSASEDGTLRQHDFRECSSCPRAGSANQECHNVLLDLRCGAKKSLADLPKHPLALKSCDISSVCPHQIIVGGSDAFARLYDRRMLPPLSSCQTKTKPPPCVKMFCPLHLANSKKTYLHLTHVAFSPNGKEVLLSYSGEHVYLFDVDPDNLSSVRYTADYVREQLFVPPFHKVPAKEHAKEKKTSVNTAPRNLSRVDMCKKFMQVATRSLEIGKNLMHGIEACSEVLESTEPDIDDDMRHGFLCTRAALYLKRKWKNDVYMAIRDCNRARKIDATSYQAHLHMAEALLQLGRLKEASEYAEAANRLLPPHCQLSQQVDDFKQRVASAELEKNRMDQNGNSKADTHGKLRSLSEILFRPDVGGSSEEGREDSDYDDEMELDYETSVSGDESRENDQDILRGRLSYRFHQREDQTNEHTGENGSIEFAQNDDFAFQSDVAIDMKQRYVAHCNVGTDIKQASFLGEQGEFIASGSDDGRWFIWEKRTGRLIKMLAGDGAVVNCIQSHPFDCAVATSGIDNTIKLWTPDANATSMVAGPELDVLSAIENNQRTLCRKRQIVLPFEFLERVRMREFSESFECNQS
- the LOC103631824 gene encoding DDB1- and CUL4-associated factor 8 isoform X3, which gives rise to MDTAEKMRWPFSDGSVTDLLDARSLHGSPDIKKKAQFHSSLVQKLALEKEMEGHVGCVNAIAWNSSGSLLVSGSDDTRINLWNYNNRELVHDIDTGHSANIFCTKFVPETCDEVVVSGAGDAEVRVFNMSRLSGRRPREISMEPTMVYQCHSKRVKKLAVELGNPNVVWSASEDGTLRQHDFRECSSCPRAGSANQECHNVLLDLRCGAKKSLADLPKHPLALKSCDISSVCPHQIIVGGSDAFARLYDRRMLPPLSSCQTKTKPPPCVKMFCPLHLANSKKTYLHLTHVAFSPNGKEVLLSYSGEHVYLFDVDPDNLSSVRYTADYVREQLFVPPFHKVPAKEHAKEKKTSVNTAPRNLSRVDMCKKFMQVATRSLEIGKNLMHGIEACSEVLESTEPDIDDDMRHGFLCTRAALYLKRKWKNDVYMAIRDCNRARKIDATSYQAHLHMAEALLQLGRLKEASEYAEAANRLLPPHCQLSQQVDDFKQRVASAELEKNRMDQNGNSKADTHGKLRSLSEILFRPDVGGSSEEGREDSDYDDEMELDYETSVSGDESRENDQDILRGRLSYRFHQREDQTNEHTGENGSIEFAQNDDFAFQSDVAIDMKQRYVAHCNVGTDIKQASFLGEFIASGSDDGRWFIWEKRTGRLIKMLAGDGAVVNCIQSHPFDCAVATSGIDNTIKLWTPDANATSMVAGPELDVLSAIENNQRTLCRKRQIVLPFEFLERVRMREFSESFECNQS
- the LOC103631824 gene encoding DDB1- and CUL4-associated factor 8 isoform X2; the protein is MDTAEKMRWPFSDGSVTDLLDARSLHGSPDIKKKAQFHSSLVQKLALEKEMEGHVGCVNAIAWNSSGSLLVSGSDDTRINLWNYNNRELVHDIDTGHSANIFCTKFVPETCDEVVVSGAGDAEVRVFNMSRLSGRRPREISMEPTMVYQCHSKRVKKLAVELGNPNVVWSASEDGTLRQHDFRECSSCPRAGSANQECHNVLLDLRCGAKKSLADLPKHPLALKSCDISSVCPHQIIVGGSDAFARLYDRRMLPPLSSCQTKTKPPPCVKMFCPLHLANSKTYLHLTHVAFSPNGKEVLLSYSGEHVYLFDVDPDNLSSVRYTADYVREQLFVPPFHKVPAKEHAKEKKTSVNTAPRNLSRVDMCKKFMQVATRSLEIGKNLMHGIEACSEVLESTEPDIDDDMRHGFLCTRAALYLKRKWKNDVYMAIRDCNRARKIDATSYQAHLHMAEALLQLGRLKEASEYAEAANRLLPPHCQLSQQVDDFKQRVASAELEKNRMDQNGNSKADTHGKLRSLSEILFRPDVGGSSEEGREDSDYDDEMELDYETSVSGDESRENDQDILRGRLSYRFHQREDQTNEHTGENGSIEFAQNDDFAFQSDVAIDMKQRYVAHCNVGTDIKQASFLGEQGEFIASGSDDGRWFIWEKRTGRLIKMLAGDGAVVNCIQSHPFDCAVATSGIDNTIKLWTPDANATSMVAGPELDVLSAIENNQRTLCRKRQIVLPFEFLERVRMREFSESFECNQS